Proteins encoded in a region of the Coregonus clupeaformis isolate EN_2021a chromosome 9, ASM2061545v1, whole genome shotgun sequence genome:
- the LOC123491591 gene encoding Down syndrome cell adhesion molecule homolog gives MVSTESASSTYEELARAYEHAKMEEQLRHGKFTITECFISDTSSEQMTAGTNDYTDSLTSSTPSESGICRFTASPPKPQDVSQVMNMAVPKAHRLGGELVHLPPYMRMDFLLNRGMSCSGTGGRGGAGGEGAMGQACLEPKKSRSLKRPSRMVPPTPTEAPQATSRASSRDTVAQWQPGSAATLPHREGSELALLESLLDSRGHFKQTNNPYAKSYTLV, from the exons ATGGTGTCCACAGAGAGCGCGTCATCCACCTATGAGGAGCTGGCGCGGGCCTACGAGCACGCCAAAATGGAGGAGCAGCTGCGCCACGGCAAGTTCACCATCACAGAGTGCTTCATCTCGGACACGTCGTCGGAGCAGATGACGGCGGGCACCAACGACTACACAGACAGCCTGACGTCCAGCACGCCCTCTGAGTCAGGCATCTGCAGGTTCACCGCCTCCCCGCCCAAGCCGCAGGACGTCAGCCAAGTCATGAACATGGCCGTGCCCAAGGCTCACAGACTGG GGGGCGAGCTTGTGCACCTGCCTCCTTACATGCGCATGGACTTCCTGCTGAACCGTGGCATGTCGTGCTCAGGAACTGGAGGGAGGGGTGGTGCTGGGGGGGAGGGGGCCATGGGTCAGGCCTGTCTGGAACCCAAGAAGAGTCGCTCCCTGAAGCGGCCGTCGCGTATGGTGCCCCCTACACCCACAGAGGCCCCCCAGGCCACCAGCAGGGCCAGCAGCAGGGACACAGTGGCCCAGTGGCAGCCCGGCTCAGCCGCCACCCTGCCCCACAGAGAGGGCTCAGAGCTGGCCCTACTGGAGTCCCTACTGGACTCACGAGGACACTTCAAACAGACCAACAACCCCTACGCAAAGTCCTATACGCTGGTATAA